The Undibacterium cyanobacteriorum genomic sequence CAGCAGTCATTGTGCGTAATCTTGGCTCGATGCGCGACAAGTTGAAGCAGCTTGAAAAATTGGTTAAAGAGCAGGGCGGTACTGAATTGCCTTCGATAGAGTAAGCTGGGCTGGCTGCGACCTCAAAAAGTATTAACTTCAAAAAGAATTATTTATTCATCGATAAAAAGTAGAGAAACATATGGAAACCATCAACAAGAGTTTGGATATCAACCAAATTAAACAATACCTGCCACATCGTTATCCAATGTTGTTGGTTGATCGCGTCTTAACTTGGGAAAGTGGTAAGACCATTACCGCAATTAAGAACGTGACTGCAAACGAAGAATTCTTCAACGGTCACTTTCCAAACAAGCCAGTGATGCCAGGTGTTTTGATGGTGGAGGCGATGGCACAAACCGCAGCGATTTTGTCTTTCTTGACCATGGGCCAGAAACCCGACGAAAACACTATCGTGTATTTCGCAGGTATCGATGCCGTTCGTTTCAAGCGCCCAGTAGGTCCTGGCGATCAATTGAAAATGGAAGTTGAAATCTTGCGTATTGCTCGCGGTATTTGGAAGTACAAAGCAATTGCAACGGTGGATGGACAACTCGCTGTCGAAGCTGAATTGATGTGCACATTGCGTACCACCAACGACGAAGCAAAGTCAGCTGTAGCTGCTAGTGAAACGCCTGCAGGAGCGTAATATGAGCATTCATTCCACCGCAATTGTTGATCCAAAAGCCCAGCTCGATTCCAGTGTTGAAGTCGGTGCTTATTCGATTATTGGACCAAACGTTCGTATCGACTCCGGCACGAAGATTGGTCCACATGTGGTGATTGAAGGTCATACGACGATTGGCAAAGATAATCAGTTCTTCCAATTTTCATCGATTGGGGCGGCGCCGCAGGATAAGAAATACGCAGGCGAACCAACCTTACTGGAAATTGGTGATCGTAATGTCGTGCGTGAGTTCTGTACCTTCAATCTTGGAACGGTACAAGATGGCGGCATTACACGTATTGGTAGCGATAACTGGATCATGGCCTATGTGCACATCGCGCACGATTGCCACGTCGGCAACCGCACTATTTTTGCGAACAACGCAGCCTTGGCGGGACATGTGCATATTGGTGATTGGGTGATTTTAGGTGGTTTCTCCAACGTCCATCAGTTCTGCAAAATTGGCGCGCACGCGATGGTCGGTATGTCGACCAGCTTGACGCAAGACGTGCCGCCATTTGTAATTTTGAATGGTAATCCTGCGGCTGCGCACGGTATCAATATTGAAGGTTTGAAACGCCGTGGCTTCTCACGTGAGCAAATCTCCGCGATTCGCCAAGCCTACAAAACGCTCTACAAGTCAGGCTTGACTTTGGATGAGGCGAAGCAGGCGCTCGATCAAGAAATCGCTGAGGCACCAGAAGATATTGCGCAGCACATTCAATTGATGCGCAGTTTCTTAGATACTTCGACACGCGGTATCGTACGGTAATTGAATGTCCGAGGCTAAGGTGACGCGACCTA encodes the following:
- the fabZ gene encoding 3-hydroxyacyl-ACP dehydratase FabZ; its protein translation is METINKSLDINQIKQYLPHRYPMLLVDRVLTWESGKTITAIKNVTANEEFFNGHFPNKPVMPGVLMVEAMAQTAAILSFLTMGQKPDENTIVYFAGIDAVRFKRPVGPGDQLKMEVEILRIARGIWKYKAIATVDGQLAVEAELMCTLRTTNDEAKSAVAASETPAGA
- the lpxA gene encoding acyl-ACP--UDP-N-acetylglucosamine O-acyltransferase — encoded protein: MSIHSTAIVDPKAQLDSSVEVGAYSIIGPNVRIDSGTKIGPHVVIEGHTTIGKDNQFFQFSSIGAAPQDKKYAGEPTLLEIGDRNVVREFCTFNLGTVQDGGITRIGSDNWIMAYVHIAHDCHVGNRTIFANNAALAGHVHIGDWVILGGFSNVHQFCKIGAHAMVGMSTSLTQDVPPFVILNGNPAAAHGINIEGLKRRGFSREQISAIRQAYKTLYKSGLTLDEAKQALDQEIAEAPEDIAQHIQLMRSFLDTSTRGIVR